A DNA window from Mastomys coucha isolate ucsf_1 unplaced genomic scaffold, UCSF_Mcou_1 pScaffold21, whole genome shotgun sequence contains the following coding sequences:
- the Furin gene encoding furin, translating into MELRPWFLWVVAAAGALVLLAADARGQKIFTNTWAVHISGGPAVADSVAWKHGFHNLGQIFGDYYHFWHRAVTKRSLSPHRLRHSRLQREPQVKWLEQQVAKRRAKRDVYQEPTDPKFPQQWYLSGVTQRDLNVKEAWAQGFTGHGIVVSILDDGIEKNHPDLAGNYDPGASFDVNDQDPDPQPRYTQMNDNRHGTRCAGEVAAVANNGVCGVGVAYNARIGGVRMLDGEVTDAVEARSLGLNPNHIHIYSASWGPEDDGKTVDGPARLAEEAFFRGVSQGRGGLGSIFVWASGNGGREHDSCNCDGYTNSIYTLSISSATQFGNVPWYSEACSSTLATTYSSGNQNEKQIVTTDLRQKCTESHTGTSASAPLAAGIIALTLEANKNLTWRDMQHLVVQTSKPAHLNANDWATNGVGRKVSHSYGYGLLDAGAMVALAQNWTTVAPQRKCIIEILMEPKDIGKRLEVRKTVTACLGEPSHITRLEHVQARLTLSYNRRGDLAIHLISPMGTRSTLLAARPHDYSADGFNDWAFMTTHSWDEDPSGEWVLEIENTSEANNYGTLTKFTLVLYGTASEGLSTPPESSGCKTLTSSQACVVCEEGFSLHQKSCVQHCPPGFTPQVLDTHYSTENDVEIIRASVCTPCHASCATCQGPAPTDCLSCPSHASLDPVEKTCSRQSQSSRESRPQQQPPALRPEVEIEPRLQAGLASHLPEVLAGLSCLIIVLIFGIVFLFLHRCSGFSFRGVKVYTMDRGLISYKGLPPEAWQEECPSDSEEDEGRGERTAFIKDQSAL; encoded by the exons ATGGAGCTGAGACCCTGGTTCCTATGGGTGGTAGCAGCAGCAGGAGCCTTGGTCCTGCTAGCAGCTGATGCTCGTGGCCAGAAGATCTTCACCAACACTTGGGCTGTGCACATTTCTGGAGGCCCAGCTGTGGCTGATAGCGTGGCATGGAAGCATGGGTTCCACAACCTGGGCCAG ATCTTCGGTGACTATTACCACTTCTGGCACAGAGCAGTGACAAAGCGGTCCCTGTCGCCTCACCGCCTGCGGCACAGCCGGCTACAGAGGGAGCCTCAA gTAAAGTGGCTGGAGCAGCAGGTAGCAAAGCGAAGAGCCAAGAGGGACGTGTATCAGGAGCCCACAGACCCCAAGTTCCCCCAGCAGTGGTACCTG TCTGGTGTCACTCAGCGAGACCTGAATGTGAAGGAAGCCTGGGCCCAGGGCTTCACAGGACATGGCATTGTGGTCTCCATCCTGGATGACGGCATTGAGAAGAACCATCCTGACTTGGCAGGCAATTAT GATCCTGGAGCCAGTTTTGATGTCAATGACCAGGACCCTGACCCACAGCCTCGGTATACACAGATGAATGACAACAG GCACGGCACTCGGTGTGCCGGGGAAGTGGCAGCAGTGGCCAACAATGGTGTCTGTGGTGTAGGTGTAGCTTACAACGCCCGAATTGGAG GGGTGCGTATGTTGGATGGCGAGGTGACTGATGCAGTAGAGGCACGTTCGCTGGGCCTGAATCCCAACCACATCCACATCTACAGCGCCAGCTGGGGCCCGGAGGATGACGGCAAGACTGTGGATGGACCAGCCCGGCTCGCTGAGGAGGCCTTCTTTCGGGGAGTTAGCCAG GGCCGAGGAGGGCTGGGCTCCATCTTTGTCTGGGCCTCAGGGAATGGGGGCCGGGAACATGACAGCTGCAACTGTGATGGCTACACCAACAGCATCTACACGCTGTCCATCAGCAGCGCCACACAGTTCGGCAACGTGCCCTGGTACAGTGAGGCCTGCTCTTCCACTCTGGCCACAACCTACAGCAGTGGCAACCAGAATGAGAAGCAGATC GTGACAACTGACCTGAGGCAGAAGTGCACAGAATCTCACACAGGCACCTCAGCTTCTGCCCCCTTGGCAGCTGGTATCATTGCTCTCACCCTGGAGGCCAA TAAGAACCTCACTTGGCGGGACATGCAGCACCTGGTGGTACAGACCTCAAAGCCAGCCCATCTCAATGCTAATGACTGGGCTACCAATGGTGTGGGCCGGAAAG tGAGCCATTCATATGGCTACGGGCTGTTGGATGCAGGTGCCATGGTGGCCCTGGCCCAGAACTGGACAACAGTGGCCCCCCAGCGGAAGTGCATCATTGAAATCCTGATGGAGCCCAA GGACATTGGCAAACGGCTAGAGGTGCGCAAGACGGTGACAGCATGCCTGGGTGAGCCCAGCCACATCACCAGGCTGGAACACGTTCAGGCACGGCTTACCCTGTCTTACAATCGCCGTGGTGACCTGGCTATCCACCTCATCAGCCCCATGGGCACCCGCTCCACCCTGTTAGCTGCCAG ACCACATGACTACTCTGCTGATGGGTTTAATGACTGGGCTTTCATGACAACTCATTCCTGGGATGAGGACCCCTCTGGCGAATGGGTCCTAGAGATTGAAAATACCAGCGAGGCCAACAACTATG GGACGCTGACCAAGTTCACTCTCGTTCTGTATGGCACAGCCTCTGAGGGGCTCTCTACACCTCCAGAAAGCAGCGGCTGCAAGACCCTCACATCCAGCCAGGCCTGCGTGG TGTGTGAGGAAGGTTTCTCACTGCACCAGAAAAGCTGTGTCCAGCACTGCCCACCAGGCTTCACACCACAAGTCCTTGATACACACTACAGCACTGAGAATGATGTGGAGATCATCCGTGCCAGCGTCTGTACCCCCTGCCACGCCTCATGTGCCACTTGCCAGGGCCCAGCTCCCACAGACTGCCTCAGCTGCCCCAGCCATGCCTCCCTGGACCCTGTGGAGAAAACTTGCTCCCGGCAAAGCCAGAGCAGCCGAGAGTCTCGGCCTCAGCAGCAGCCTCCTGCGCTGCGCCCAGAGGTGGAGATAGAGCCCCGGCTGCAGGCTGGGCTGGCCTCTCACCTGCCCGAGGTCCTGGCCGGCCTCAGCTGCCTTATCATCGTGCTCATCTTTGGCATCGTCTTCCTGTTCCTGCATCGGTGTTCAGGCTTCAGCTTCCGGGGAGTGAAAGTGTACACCATGGACCGTGGCCTCATTTCCTACAAGGGGCTGCCTCCTGAAGCCTGGCAGGAGGAGTGCCCATCTGACTCAGAAGAGGACGAGGGCCGGGGCGAGAGGACCGCCTTTATCAAAGACCAGAGCGCCCTTTGA